aataaaagaaccaaggtagttaggatcattttaaacatattaaaaccacttaacagaattcagttaaggttttcagaaaaacaatcagttgttttgtcgaaataatcggttgaattgacttgacagcaaagtcaagcttttcaaaaccttttcaaaaactactaaggtaaaacaacctggtgtttcgaaatttcaacctgttgaaatttcatcAGGTTTTTAGAAAACCCAGCTTTTCAAAAgcttaaagattcaaatgaacttggatcatcttaaggagagaattaacaagtttcaaacaactagacacacacacaacaacaacaaggtcttcaagttttctacttggatttggagacatcaaagcatcttgttcaacacaaCCCACCGAAGCGCCATTTAAGGACAAAATCGTGATGGAGCACCGACCTCTAAAGTAGACAATACCTCGGATGTGGTGATTGACCCTAGCTATGTTATCTCTCGAACTTGAGGTCAAAACATTGGTGCCGTCTTTGGAAACAAAAATGTGTCCCAAGCCCTTCAACTAGGGGGAAACCACTCCCCTTATACctcgactggggggcttgttccAGTATCGCCAATATAATCCCACATCGCTCCGGAGTTGAGGTCAAGAGCAGCTTATATACTCATTCCTCCTCCAACCCACCGAGAcgccttttaagaacaaaatcgtGATGGAACACCGACTTTCAAAATGACCAACACCTTCGATGCAGTGAGAAATGTTCTCACCATTTGGCCTATTCGTGTTTTGGACCGAATTTAAGTTATTGACAATACCTATTGTTGAGATTATTGGAACGAGAACTTGAGTGCTCAAGTTGTGGGCTGAGCATACCGAAAAgtataattaataaatgaaataaaactaTTACACCTACATGTTGAAAAAAAGGGCGAATTCATACATGAGTATCTCttaaaaatttatgataaaagtTTATTTGTAGAATATTGTGTTGACCTTAGATAAAATGGGGGTCAAAGTTTTATGAATCTAACCCTCCCACGCGAGACAAAGTATTCCAGAGAGTAAATCACATTGACCGCTTTATCCATATCGTTTACCAGAAAATATTGTCAAGTTTTTGATTTAGATGAGGCAAGAAGTTTGAATAGTATTTTGATAAATGAAGATTAGAGATTAGGGTGAAGAAATGAATATTTGTTACCTGGCCCTCCTTCCTTCTATGCAACACTTCCCACAGGTCGCCACGTAACCCTCCAATACTCACACCAAACTCTGTCCCTTCAACACGAATCAAACAAATTCATTGTCCCCAACTAACTCATGTCAACTTTCAAAAGTAAAATGGAAACTAAACCTTAATTACCACCATAATTTTACAAACACCTTTCCCATCATGTCTTAACTTCACTTCGTGTTTCCCTTCTCATCTCAAATCATGTCTTAACTTCACTTCGTGTTTCCCTTCTCATCTCAAATCATGTCTTAACTTTCAACTCGCTTTCTGCATCTCATTCCCCCTTCCCTACAACCCCATTTAAACCTAAGATTTTCTCATCACTTCACATTacaaatcatcatcatcatcacctcCATCACGTTCCACCGCCACCCACCCTTCCAAACTCTTAACTTTAGATTCGTTTTTCAAACAACACTTTAATCATGTCAAAACTCTAATAACCCcatcttctctttctctctcttttcccTTTTACATCAATCACTCACTCTTGCACAAACTCACATACATGGACCTCACCAACAACGCCAATACTACACACGCAAATCCTCAAACCCCCCAACACCCCACCACCAAGCGCCACCGCCCCACCACCGCTCCTCCGCCCTCACAGCCACCGTCCGCGGTCGTTTGCTACAAGGAGTGCCTCAAAAACCACGCTGCCAGCATAGGTGGCCACGCGCTTGATGGATGCGGTGAGTTCATGCCCTCCTCTTCCTCCAATCCCACAGAACCACGCTCGCTAACTTGCGCCGCCTGTGGATGCCACCGTAACTTCCACCACCGTGACACACAACAGTATCACTCCAACCCCAGGCCAAATTTCATAAGCTTCTACCACTCACCGCCGCCACCCCATCATGGCCCGGGCCTGTGCactagcccaagcccaagcccgtTGTCAAGCCCCAGCCCGCCGCCTCTCTCCCACCATTTCCCTGGCCGCAGACCAGTCCTGGGGCTCTTTGGCCCGGGAAACGAGCATCACCACACGAGTTTCCATCTTTCCGAGAGCCCGAGTGGAAAGAAGAGGTTCAGGACCAAGTTCAGCCAAGAGCAGAAGGAGAAGATGCAGAATTTCTCTGAGAAATTGGGTTGGAGAATGCAGAAAGGGGATGAAGGGTTGGTGCAAGATTTCTGCAATGAGATTGGCGTTTCAAGAGGGGTCTTCAAGGTGTGGATGCACAACAATAAGAACACTTGCAGGAAGAGATCATTGGAGCCTGATGAAAACACCAATGCCAATGCTTCTGATACTCTTAATAACAATCCTTACAGCACCAACCATGACACTCAAAACTGAGATTAATTaaggtagttttttttttttttatatttctgatCATGGATCATAGTTAATCGTCTTAATTTTGATCCCTTGAGAAGCTTAGAATTGGCAGTGGAGCAAGTAGAATGAGATAGTTTTTTGTTTATTcatatttgaataattattttttgggGTCATTATTTGAGGCGAGGGTGAAGAGAgatctagtttttttttagaagCTATTGAGATGTGACATGAAAGGGTTGTTTTTGTTGATAAGAATCATAAGCTATGAAGTTAATGCGGTTCCATAAATGTTTCACCGTCTTATTTCTGTCACGTTCATCTCTTGATAATGACAGGTTCCATTTAAGTAGTTTTgtttcttgta
The sequence above is a segment of the Phaseolus vulgaris cultivar G19833 chromosome 2, P. vulgaris v2.0, whole genome shotgun sequence genome. Coding sequences within it:
- the LOC137810755 gene encoding zinc-finger homeodomain protein 9-like — encoded protein: MDLTNNANTTHANPQTPQHPTTKRHRPTTAPPPSQPPSAVVCYKECLKNHAASIGGHALDGCGEFMPSSSSNPTEPRSLTCAACGCHRNFHHRDTQQYHSNPRPNFISFYHSPPPPHHGPGLCTSPSPSPLSSPSPPPLSHHFPGRRPVLGLFGPGNEHHHTSFHLSESPSGKKRFRTKFSQEQKEKMQNFSEKLGWRMQKGDEGLVQDFCNEIGVSRGVFKVWMHNNKNTCRKRSLEPDENTNANASDTLNNNPYSTNHDTQN